A region from the Rosa rugosa chromosome 6, drRosRugo1.1, whole genome shotgun sequence genome encodes:
- the LOC133715130 gene encoding cytochrome P450 72A397-like isoform X2: protein MNMLPAFYQSCTDMISNWEIMVSKEGSCELDIWPFLQNMSGDVISRTAFGSSYEEGRTIFELQKEQVQLLSKALLIVFIPGLRFLPTELNRRMKAISKEIEATLKHIISKKEEAMKTGDEASKNDLLGILLESNWKEIQQYGGNKNVGMSIEEVIGECKLFYFAGAETTSILLTWTMILLCRYPNWQARAREEVFQVFGNKKPDFDGLVHLKVVTMILYEVLRLYPPVPVMTRTVQKETQLGNLLLPPGVQLSLPIFLVQQDQQLWGEDAKEFNPERFSEGISKATKGQVSFIPFGWGPRICIGQNFGLMEAKMALSLILRSFTFELSPSYTHGPITAITIQPQYGAHIILQKL from the exons ATG aATATGTTGCCAGCATTTTATCAAAGCTGCACTGATATGATTAGCAATTGGGAGATCATGGTGTCGAAGGAGGGATCATGTGAATTGGATATTTGGCCTTTTCTTCAAAATATGTCAGGAGATGTGATTTCTAGGACAGCATTTGGTAGTAGTTATGAAGAAGGGAGAACAATATTTGAACTCCAGAAAGAACAAGTACAACTCTTAAGTAAAGCCTTACTCATTGTTTTCATTCCAGGATTGAG GTTTCTACCAACAGAGTTGAATAGGAGGATGAAGGCAATTAGCAAAGAAATAGAAGCAACATTGAAGCATATTATTAGTAAAAAAGAGGAGGCAATGAAAACTGGTGATGAAGCCTCTAAGAATGACttattagggatacttctggaatCCAATTGGAAAGAAATTCAACAGTATGGGGGGAACAAGAATGTTGGAATGAGCATTGAAGAGGTGATTGGAGAATGTAAGCTGTTTTACTTTGCCGGGGCAGAGACTACCTCAATCTTGCTTACTTGGACGATGATTCTACTCTGTAGATATCCAAATTGGCAGGCTCGTGCCAGAGAAGAGGTTTTTCAAGTATTTGGCAACAAGAAACCAGATTTTGATGGGCTCGTTCACCTAAAAGTT GTCACCATGATTTTATATGAGGTTCTGAGGTTATACCCACCAGTACCTGTGATGACTCGAACTGTTCAGAAGGAAACACAGCTCGGAAATTTGTTACTCCCACCTGGAGTGCAGTTGTCATTACCAATATTCCTGGTTCAGCAAGACCAACAACTGTGGGGTGAGGACGCAAAGGAATTCAACCCAGAGAGATTTTCAGAAGGAATTTCAAAGGCAACAAAGGGTCAGGTTTCATTTATCCCATTCGGATGGGGTCCTCGGATATGCATTGGACAAAACTTTGGTTTGATGGAAGCAAAAATGGCGTTGTCCTTGATATTACGTAGCTTCACATTTGAGCTTTCCCCATCCTATACTCATGGTCCAATCACGGCTATAACGATTCAACCACAATATGGTGCACACATTATCTTGCAAAAACTGTAA
- the LOC133714587 gene encoding probable choline kinase 2: MGAVVNSIDKDDRIPKEAKEILQSLATEWENVADSTALQVIPLKGAMTNEVFEIKWPTSTGEVSRKVLVRIYGEGVEVFFDRDNEIRTFEYMSKNGQGPRLLGRFPNGRVEEFIHARTLSASDLRDPDISALIATKMKEFHDLEMPGPKDVVLWGRLRNWLSTAKRLCSPEEANEFQLDSIEKEISILEKELSVLNQQLGFCHNDLQYGNIMIEEESKTITIIDYEYASYNPVAFDIANHFCEMAADYHTDTPHILDYSKYPGLEERKRFVRMYLSSSGNQPSDKEVEQLVEDVEKYTLADHLFWGLWGIISEHVNDIDFDYMQYAKQRFQQYWRTKALLLGSVGSSPDTGTDGNRTT; this comes from the exons ATGGGTGCCGTGGTGAATTCCATAGATAAAGACGACCGTATTCCAAAAGAAGCCAAGGAGATTCTACAATCACTGGCTACAGAGTGGGAAAATGTAGCTGATTCAACTGCCTTGCAGGTTATCCCTCTCAAGGGTGCAATGACTAACGAGGTGTTCGAAATAAAGTGGCCAACAAGCACCGGGGAGGTCTCACGTAAGGTTCTGGTTAGGATTTACGGTGAGGGTGTTGAGGTGTTCTTTGACAGGGATAATGAGATCCGAACGTTTGAATACATGTCAAAGAACGGTCAGGGACCTCGTCTGCTTGGCCGTTTTCCTAATGGCCGAGTTGAAGAGTTCATCCATGCACGG ACACTTTCAGCATCTGATCTACGTGATCCAGATATATCTGCTCTTATAGCTACTAAAATGAAGGAATTCCATGATCTCGAGATGCCCGGTCCAAAGGATGTCGTCCTCTGGGGCAGATTGAG AAATTGGCTGAGTACAGCCAAGAGATTGTGTAGTCCAGAAGAAGCTAATGAATTTCAGTTAGATTCCATTGAAAAGGAAATCTCTATACTGGAGAAGGAGCTCTCAGTACTAAATCAGCAGTTAGGTTTCTGCCACAATGATTTACAGTATGGAAACATAATGATTGAGGAAGAGAGTAAAACGATAACGATAATT GACTATGAGTATGCAAGTTATAATCCTGTTGCATTTGACATAGCAAACCATTTCTGTGAGATGGCGGCTGACTATCACACAGATACCCCTCATATTTTAGACTACAGTAAATATCCTG GCTTAGAGGAGCGCAAGAGGTTTGTTCGTATGTATCTGAGTTCTTCAG GCAATCAACCTAGTGACAAAGAAGTGGAGCAGCTAGTTGAAGATGTTGAGAAGTATACCCTTGCAGACCATCTGTTCTGGGGCTTATGGGGAATAATATCG GAACATGTGAATGATATTGATTTTGACTACATGCAATATGCAAAGCAGAGGTTTCAACAGTACTGGAGAACGAAGGCTTTGTTATTGGGTTCTGTTGGATCTTCCCCAGACACAGGGACTGATGGTAACCGTACTACTTAG
- the LOC133715130 gene encoding cytochrome P450 72A397-like isoform X1, whose translation MQMEVSLGSIAVSIVLLIIASSWAWRVLNWVWLKPKKLENCLRQQGLAGNSYRLLIGDLKENIKVTKEATSKPMNLSDDVAPRVLPYLHQTINKHGKNSFMWFGTTPRVTIMNPDYLKDIFNKYDDFEKPHPSPLVKLLSYGIVNLEGEKWVKRRKLINPAFHIEKLKNMLPAFYQSCTDMISNWEIMVSKEGSCELDIWPFLQNMSGDVISRTAFGSSYEEGRTIFELQKEQVQLLSKALLIVFIPGLRFLPTELNRRMKAISKEIEATLKHIISKKEEAMKTGDEASKNDLLGILLESNWKEIQQYGGNKNVGMSIEEVIGECKLFYFAGAETTSILLTWTMILLCRYPNWQARAREEVFQVFGNKKPDFDGLVHLKVVTMILYEVLRLYPPVPVMTRTVQKETQLGNLLLPPGVQLSLPIFLVQQDQQLWGEDAKEFNPERFSEGISKATKGQVSFIPFGWGPRICIGQNFGLMEAKMALSLILRSFTFELSPSYTHGPITAITIQPQYGAHIILQKL comes from the exons ATGCAAATGGAAGTATCATTAGGCAGCATAGCAGTATCGATTGTTTTGTTGATTATAGCTTCATCATGGGCATGGAGGGTGCTGAATTGGGTGTGGTTGAAGCCAAAGAAGCTAGAAAACTGTCTGAGGCAGCAAGGTCTTGCCGGAAACTCGTACCGCCTTTTGATCGGCGATCTTAAGGAGAACATCAAGGTGACGAAGGAAGCCACTTCAAAACCCATGAACCTCTCCGATGATGTAGCCCCGCGTGTCCTGCCATATCTCCATCAAACCATTAACAAACATG gtaAGAATTCTTTCATGTGGTTTGGTACTACACCAAGGGTGACCATCATGAATCCAGACTATTTGAAAGATATATTCAACAAATATGATGATTTTGAGAAGCCACATCCTAGTCCTCTTGTCAAGTTGCTATCATATGGTATTGTAAACCTCGAGGGAGAAAAATGGGTTAAACGGAGAAAGCTTATTAACCCAGCATTCCATATCGAGAAGCTAAAG aATATGTTGCCAGCATTTTATCAAAGCTGCACTGATATGATTAGCAATTGGGAGATCATGGTGTCGAAGGAGGGATCATGTGAATTGGATATTTGGCCTTTTCTTCAAAATATGTCAGGAGATGTGATTTCTAGGACAGCATTTGGTAGTAGTTATGAAGAAGGGAGAACAATATTTGAACTCCAGAAAGAACAAGTACAACTCTTAAGTAAAGCCTTACTCATTGTTTTCATTCCAGGATTGAG GTTTCTACCAACAGAGTTGAATAGGAGGATGAAGGCAATTAGCAAAGAAATAGAAGCAACATTGAAGCATATTATTAGTAAAAAAGAGGAGGCAATGAAAACTGGTGATGAAGCCTCTAAGAATGACttattagggatacttctggaatCCAATTGGAAAGAAATTCAACAGTATGGGGGGAACAAGAATGTTGGAATGAGCATTGAAGAGGTGATTGGAGAATGTAAGCTGTTTTACTTTGCCGGGGCAGAGACTACCTCAATCTTGCTTACTTGGACGATGATTCTACTCTGTAGATATCCAAATTGGCAGGCTCGTGCCAGAGAAGAGGTTTTTCAAGTATTTGGCAACAAGAAACCAGATTTTGATGGGCTCGTTCACCTAAAAGTT GTCACCATGATTTTATATGAGGTTCTGAGGTTATACCCACCAGTACCTGTGATGACTCGAACTGTTCAGAAGGAAACACAGCTCGGAAATTTGTTACTCCCACCTGGAGTGCAGTTGTCATTACCAATATTCCTGGTTCAGCAAGACCAACAACTGTGGGGTGAGGACGCAAAGGAATTCAACCCAGAGAGATTTTCAGAAGGAATTTCAAAGGCAACAAAGGGTCAGGTTTCATTTATCCCATTCGGATGGGGTCCTCGGATATGCATTGGACAAAACTTTGGTTTGATGGAAGCAAAAATGGCGTTGTCCTTGATATTACGTAGCTTCACATTTGAGCTTTCCCCATCCTATACTCATGGTCCAATCACGGCTATAACGATTCAACCACAATATGGTGCACACATTATCTTGCAAAAACTGTAA